In the Phaseolus vulgaris cultivar G19833 chromosome 7, P. vulgaris v2.0, whole genome shotgun sequence genome, one interval contains:
- the LOC137827674 gene encoding conserved oligomeric Golgi complex subunit 1 yields MRVSSPAAAAPSPHADDHRISNLGSRDAESLFRTKPIAEIRKTEAAMRGQIEDKKEELRQLVGNRYRDLIDSADSIVRMKASCNGISGNIAAVHGRIRSLSLSQSQSQAKLHSQSRAWTYGAACRVKYLADTPENIWGCLDEGMFLEAASRYVRAKNVHYHLFVDSDDKKKKFLSNFAMLQHQWQIVESFRAQISQRSRDRLLDRGLAIAAYSDALAAVAVIDELEPKQVLGLFLESRKSWILQALGNAGPGDASSLVVSVLCDVLGIIQVTVGQVGELFLQVLNDMPLFYKVILGSPPASQLFGGIPNPDEEVRLWKSFRDRLESIMVMLDKRYIADTCFSWLRECVSKISGRNLTDAIGSGQDLASAEKSIRETMESKQVLQESLEWLKSVFGSEIELPWSRIRELVLEDDSDLWDEIFEYAFLGRMKSIIDLRFRELTGAVDVVNSISAVGELFTKLDDVQVYLNRPSTAGGVWFLESNARKTGVSSGFKVQPEESEFHSCLNAYFGPEVSRIRDAVDVSCQSILEDVLSFIESPKASQRLKDLAPYLQSKCYECVSSILMTLKQELDSLYAPAENSESPTAVTVEKSLFIGRILFAFQNHSKHIPLILGSPRFWASGNASTVGKLPSLVKQSRFASDSVICDSPGRQASLGSKKKNSSSIAALLGMREGASPELEELNKTIGDLSIRAYNLWILWLSDELSATISRDLKQDDALSLSTPWRGWEDIVVKQDQSDENQSEMKISLPSMPSLYIISFLFRACDEVHRVGGHVLDKKILHKLASRLLEKVIGIFEDFLSTEESGVHQVSEKGVLQVLLDVKFATDVLSGGDLNPVGVQSSQPKAKLPARRKQDQSSTTSAIRERSDKLLTRLSQKLDPIDWLTYEPYIWENERQSYLRHAVLFGFFVQLNRMYTDTVQKLPTNSESNILRCSTVPRFKYLPISAPALSSRGTKKTFTPSSNEISRSSWNSITNGELSQKINLDDSSSLGVAAPLLKSFMQVGSRFGESTFKLGSILTDGQVGIFKDRSAAAMSSFGDILPAHAAGLLSSFTAPRSDS; encoded by the exons ATGCGAGTCTCGTCCCCCGCCGCGGCAGCGCCGTCGCCTCATGCCGATGACCACCGCATCTCCAACCTCGGCAGCCGCGACGCCGAGTCCCTCTTCCGCACCAAGCCTATTGCTGAGATCCGGAAGACAGAGGCGGCGATGCGGGGGCAGATCGAGGACAAGAAGGAGGAGCTCCGGCAACTGGTCGGCAATAGGTACCGCGACCTGATCGACTCCGCCGACTCCATCGTCCGCATGAAAGCCTCGTGCAACGGCATCTCCGGCAACATCGCCGCCGTGCACGGTCGCATCCGctctctctccctctcccaATCCCAGTCCCAAGCCAAGCTCCATTCCCAGTCCCGAGCCTGGACATATGGCGCGGCGTGCCGTGTGAAGTACCTCGCCGACACGCCCGAGAACATTTGGGGCTGCCTCGATGAAGGGATGTTTCTGGAGGCCGCGTCGCGCTACGTACGTGCCAAGAACGTGCACTACCACTTGTTCGTCGATTCTGATGACAAGAAGAAGAAGTTCCTCTCCAATTTCGCCATGCTCCAGCACCAGTGGCAAATCGTTGAGAGCTTCAGGGCGCAGATCTCCCAGCGCAGCCGCGATCGGTTGCTCGATCGCGGCCTCGCCATTGCCGCTTACTCCGACGCGCTTGCCGCCGTCGCCGTCATCGACGAGCTCGAGCCTAAGCAG GTATTGGGATTGTTTTTGGAATCGAGGAAGTCGTGGATATTGCAAGCTTTGGGGAATGCTGGTCCTGGTGATGCTTCCTCCTTGGTGGTTTCGGTCTTGTGTGATGTGTTGGGTATAATTCAGGTTACTGTGGGTCAGGTGGGTGAGTTGTTTTTGCAGGTTTTGAATGATATGCCCCTTTTTTACAAAGTCATACTGGGATCCCCTCCGGCATCTCAGTTGTTTGGTGGGATTCCCAATCCTGACGAGGAAGTTAGGCTCTGGAAGTCATTCAGAGATAGACTGGAATCGATCATGGTGATGCTTGATAAGCGTTACATTGCTGATACTTGTTTTTCTTGGTTAAGGGAGTGCGTCAGCAAGATAAGTGGAAGAAATTTGACTGATGCCATTGGCAGCGGCCAGGATCTGGCTTCTGCTGAGAAATCAATAAGGGAGACGATGGAAAGCAAGCAAGTTCTTCAGGAGAGTCTTGAATGGCTCAAGAGTGTTTTTGGCTCAGAGATTGAGTTACCTTGGAGTAGGATTCGGGAACTTGTTTTGGAAGATGATTCAGATCTTTGGGATGAGATATTTGAGTATGCTTTTCTTGGCAGGATGAAATCAATTATTGACTTGAGATTTAGGGAGCTAACTGGTGCTGTTGACGTGGTAAACTCAATTTCTGCTGTAGGTGAGTTGTTTACCAAGCTGGATGATGTTCAGGTGTACTTGAACAGACCTTCTACGGCTGGTGGTGTTTGGTTTCTAGAATCAAATGCCAGAAAAACTGGAGTTTCTTCTGGGTTTAAAGTCCAGCCTGAAGAGAGTGAATTTCACTCTTGTCTTAATGCATACTTTGGTCCTGAAGTAAGTCGAATCAGGGATGCAGTTGATGTTTCTTGTCAGAGCATCCTTGAGGATGTTTTAAGTTTCATAGAATCTCCAAAGGCATCTCAAAGACTGAAGGATCTGGCACCATACCTGCAAAGTAAATGTTATGAATGTGTGTCTTCAATATTGATGACACTGAAACAAGAGCTTGATAGTTTATATGCCCCGGCAGAAAATAGTGAATCGCCAACTGCTGTTACTGTTGAAAAGTCTCTTTTCATTGGACGAATATTGTTTGCATTCCAAAATCATTCTAAACATATACCCCTGATACTTGGTTCTCCCAGATTTTGGGCTAGTGGAAATGCATCTACAGTTGGGAAATTACCATCTCTGGTGAAACAGTCTCGATTTGCATCTGATTCTGTTATCTGTGATAGTCCAGGAAGACAAGCAAGCCTAGgctctaaaaaaaaaaattcatcttCCATAGCTGCTTTGCTTGGTATGAGAGAAGGTGCAAGCCCTGAATTGGAAGAATTGAATAAGACTATAGGAGACCTTAGCATTAGAGCTTACAACTTGTGGATATTATGGCTCTCAGATGAACTTTCTGCCACAATATCTCGGGATCTTAAACAGGATGATGCTTTATCTTTGAGCACACCCTGGAGG GGATGGGAGGATATTGTTGTCAAGCAAGATCAATCTGATGAGAACCAATCAGAGATGAAAATTTCTCTTCCATCTATGCCTTCTCTCTACATCATCTCATTTCTCTTCAGAGCGTGTGATGAAGTTCATAGAGTTGGAGGTCATGTACTTGACAAGAAGATTTTGCATAAACTTGCATCAAGGCTACTGGAAAAG GTAATTGGAATCTTTGAGGACTTCCTTTCCACTGAAGAGAGTGGTGTTCACCAAGTTTCAGAGAAAGGAGTTTTGCAGGTTTTGTTAGATGTCAAATTTGCTACTGATGTTCTCTCCGGTGGTGATTTAAATCCGGTTGGGGTACAATCTAGTCAACCAAAAGCAAAGCTACCTGCCAGAAGGAAACAAGACCAAAGTTCTACAACCTCTGCCATTAGAGAACGTTCAGATAAATTGTTAACTCGTCTTTCTCAGAAACTGGATCCCATAGACTGGCTTAC GTATGAGCCATATATCTGGGAGAATGAGAGACAGTCATACCTACGACATGCTGTCCTCTTTGGTTTCTTTGTGCAACTTAACCGTATGTACACAGATACTGTTCAGAAACTGCCTACTAATTCAGAATCTAATATTCTGAGGTGTTCTACAGTTCCCCGGTTTAAATACCTCCCCATCAG TGCACCAGCATTGTCCTCTAGAGGGACAAAGAAGACATTTACTCCATCGTCAAATGAAATTTCAAGAAGCTCATGGAATTCAATTACAAATGGAGAACTTTCTCAGAAGATAAATTTGGATGACAGTTCAAGTCTGGGGGTGGCAGCACCATTACTGAAGTCTTTTATGCAG GTTGGAAGCAGGTTCGGGGAGAGTACTTTTAAACTGGGATCCATACTGACTGATGGACAAGTTGGCATTTTTAAGGATAGATCTGCAGCTGCCATGTCCTCGTTTGGAGATATTTTACCTGCTCATGCAGCTGGTCTTCTTTCATCTTTTACTGCTCCCAGATCAGATTCATGA